From a region of the Manduca sexta isolate Smith_Timp_Sample1 chromosome 19, JHU_Msex_v1.0, whole genome shotgun sequence genome:
- the LOC115451307 gene encoding ATP synthase subunit O, mitochondrial produces the protein MSMMKGNMLVRSLSTSSATAQLIKPPVQVFGLEGRYASALYSAATKSKALDSVEKELSQFQQSLKTDAKLKEFIVNPTLKRNLKVDALKHVATKINLSATTSNLLGILAENGRLGKLEAVINAFKIMMAAHRGEVTCEVITAKPLDQAQRQNLEAALKKFLKNNETLQLTAKVDPSLIGGMIVSIGDKYVDMSVASKVKKYTELISAAV, from the exons CTCATTAAGCCTCCTGTACAAGTTTTTGGTTTGGAGGGAAGGTACGCATCTGCCCTGTATTCAGCGGCTACAAAATCGAAAGCTTTGGACTCCGTGGAAAAAGAATTGTCACAGTTCCAGCAGTCTTTAAAAACGGACGCTAAACTTAAGGAGTTCATTGTCAATCCTACACTCAAGAGGAACCTGAAAGTGGATGCATTGAAGCACGTTGCTACTAAg atCAATCTGTCTGCCACCACAAGCAATTTATTGGGAATCCTCGCTGAGAATGGTCGCCTGGGTAAACTGGAGGCTGTGATCAATGCTTTCAAGATCATGATGGCTGCCCACCGTGGTGAGGTCACCTGTGAAGTCATCACAGCCAAGCCTTTGGATCAGGCTCAAAGGCAGAACTTGGAAGCTGCTCTTAAG aaattcctgaaaaataatgaaactCTGCAACTGACAGCAAAGGTTGATCCTTCATTGATTGGTGGCATGATTGTTTCTATCGGCGACAAGTATGTGGACATGAGCGTGGCCAGCAAAGTGAAAAAATACACTGAGCTCATTAGCGCTGCTGTTTAG
- the LOC115451306 gene encoding T-complex protein 1 subunit theta — translation MALHVPKAPGVPQMLKDGARMFSGLEEAVYRNINACKQFAQSVRSAYGPNGMNKMIINHIDKQFVTSDAGTIIRELDIEHPAAKLMVLASQMQDAEVGDGTNFVIVLSGALLESAEELLRLGVTTSEIADGYERALDKCIEILPSLICHEIKDFKNVDEVTKAIIPSIMSKQYGYEDFISKLVAKASVAILPEKTTFNVDNVRICKILGAGLLQSSVLSGMVFKREIEGDVTSATNCKVAVYSCPIDITQTETKGTVLIKTADELLNFSRGEESLLESQIKAISDAGVKVIVAGAKFGDMALHFLNKYNIMAVRLNSKFDLRRLAKTVNATVLPRLTTPTSEELGYCDFVGVEEVGDTRVVIFRMDSSESRMSTIIVRGATDNFMDDIERAIDDGVNTFKGITRDGRFVPGAGATEIQLAEQLLQYADTLPGLEQYAVRKFAIALESIPRALAENSGANATEVVNNIYKAHKDGNKNDGFDIDSENNGVCDAKEKGILDLYLLKHWGLKYAVGAATTILKVDQIIMAKRAGGPKPRSGPADNDED, via the exons ATGGCTTTACACGTACCGAAAGCGCCGGGTGTGCCGCAAATGTTAAAAGATGGTGCCCGG ATGTTCTCAGGTTTGGAGGAAGCGGTATATCGCAACATAAATGCATGCAAACAATTTGCACAAAGTGTAAGGTCTGCATATGGTCCTAATGGTATGAACAAGATGATTATCAATCACATAGACAAACAATTTGTGACCAGTGATGCAGGCACCATCATCAGGGAACTTGATATTGAACACCCAGCTGCAAAACTGATGGTGCTGGCCAGTCAAATGCAAGATGCAGAAGTTGGTGATGGCACAAACTTCGTAATTGTATTGTCTGGTGCACTCTTAGAATCTGCCGAAGAGCTTCTTCGTTTAGGTGTAACCACCAGTGAAATTGCCGATGGATATGAGAGAGCTCTTGATAAGTGCATTGAAATCCTCCCAAGCCTTATTTGTCATGAAATAAAGGACTTCAAAAATGTTGATGAAGTAACCAAGGCTATCATACCTTCCATTATGTCTAAACAGTATGGATATGAAGATTTTATCTCAAAACTTGTTGCTAAAGCTAGTGTGGCTATCTTACCTGAAAAAACAACATTCAATGTTGACAATGTCAGAATATGcaaa ATTCTTGGAGCAGGATTGCTTCAATCCAGTGTTCTCTCTGGAATGGTGTTCAAGCGTGAAATTGAAGGAGATGTCACTTCAGCAACAAATTGTAAAGTTGCTGTGTACTCCTGCCCTATTGACATCACTCAGACTGAGACAAAGGGCACAGTTCTCATTAAAACTGCAGATGAATTGCTAAACTTCAGCCGTGGAGAAGAATCACTCTTGGAATCCCAAATTAAGGCAATCTCAGATGCTGGTGTGAAGGTTATTGTGGCAGGAGCCAAGTTTGGCGATATGGCCTTACACTTCCTgaacaaatataacattatggCTGTCCGTCTGAATTCCAAGTTTGATTTACGACGATTGGCTAAAACTGTGAATGCTACT GTCCTCCCTCGATTAACTACACCTACAAGTGAAGAGCTAGGTTATTGCGATTTTGTCGGTGTTGAAGAAGTAGGCGATACGCGAGTCGTTATATTCCGTATGGACAGCTCAGAGTCTAGAATGTCTACTATTATTGTCAGAGGTGCCACTGATAACTTCATGGATGATATTGAGAGAGCAATTGATGATGGAGTAAACACTTTCAAAGGAATCACAAGAGATGGAAG ATTTGTACCAGGTGCTGGAGCCACTGAAATTCAATTAGCAGAGCAGCTCCTACAATATGCCGACACGCTCCCTGGGTTAGAGCAGTATGCCGTTAGAAAATTCGCTATCGCTCTTGAGAGCATCCCCCGCGCCTTAGCAGAAAACTCGGGTGCCAACGCCACAGAAGTTGTTAACAACATTTATAAAGCAcacaaa GATGGAAACAAGAATGATGGCTTTGACATTGATTCTGAAAATAACGGTGTTTGTGATGCCAAAGAAAAAGGAATTTTGGACTTATACCTATTGAAGCACTGGGGCCTTAAATATGCAGTAGGTGCTGCTACAACTATTTTAAAGGTAGACCAGATCATTATGGCCAAGAGGGCGGGCGGCCCGAAACCTAGGAGTGGTCCAGCCGATAATGATGaagattaa
- the LOC115451308 gene encoding c-Myc-binding protein, with product MSSYKPIDSKREEFRRYLERAGVMDALTKVLVSLYEEPDKPEDALEYVRKHLGTDSGDDELEAARARIAELEAENALLKGESAPTEG from the exons ATGTCTTCATACAAG CCCATTGATTCAAAAAGAGAGGAGTTTAGACGTTATTTAGAACGAGCTGGTGTTATGGACGCACTAACAAAAGTTCTCGTCAGTCTTTATGAAGAACCTGATAAGCCGGAAGATGCATTAGAATATGTTCGAAAACATTTGGGCACTGATAGTGGCGACGACGAACTAGAAGCAGCAAGAGCTCGCATTGCAGAACTCGAAGCCGAAAATGCACTGCTCAAAGGCGAGAGCGCTCCGACagaaggataa